Proteins from a genomic interval of Aphelocoma coerulescens isolate FSJ_1873_10779 chromosome 24, UR_Acoe_1.0, whole genome shotgun sequence:
- the ANKK1 gene encoding ankyrin repeat and protein kinase domain-containing protein 1 — MSAERGRQLGSLTVFNKEDFEDDWVRVASGGFGHVYQVKHRRWRTVYAVKCSPYLLQDSSTDRTSMNCLMEEASKMEKIKFQHIVTIYGVCNSPLGIVMEYMARGSLERILPTHRMSWQLKFRVIHEMGLAMNFLHSMSPPLLHLDLKPGNVLLDGNMHVKISDFGLSKWMEQSSRMQYIESSALRGTLSYIPPEMFLQNSKPPGIKYDVYSFGIVIWEVLMQKKPYTGANMMAIIVKVAAGKRPGLELVRDDWPGECHQMVDLMKRCWDQDPKQRPSFADIPVETDVLLALIQSLVLDPENERLVRKMSHKPAISRSQQSDKEEFTFPRDTRSGGKDNQEVPVPPPCREAGSPTEMVPEELCRVHENGLTLLHLMVMQGNVGKVRFLLSCRASVNSPAGCGCTPLLMAVQRRLPEICSVLIEHGADVNAPDEDGWTPLHFAAQQGDDRTVRLLLDHQARVNAQEHDGWTPLHLAAQNNFENVARVLLSRQADSNTQEVDGKTALHVAACFGHVGLVKLLASQGADLERKQKNLRTPLHVAVERGKFRVVHYLLKNGISVNSLDQNHYSALHLAVVRGKYLICEKLIKYGANVELRTDKGWTPLHLASFKGHIEIIRLLKGSRARLDAKGSMDWTPLHLATRYGDEPVVSELLRCGADPNTAERSHWAPLHFAVLRGSFLSVINLLECQADVNARNKVGWTPLHLAVLKGNMAIIKTLLKAGALLDVEDITGCTALQLAVRHQRENIITLLQGKENKPGNRTLNDAKIPRPRLIPGRTDL, encoded by the exons ATGAgtgcggagcggggccggcagcTGGGCAGCCTGACCGTGTTCAACAAGGAGGATTTCGAGGATGACTGGGTCCGAGTGGCCAGCGGAGGCTTTGGCCACGTGTACCAGGTGAAGCACAGGAGGTGGAGGACGGTCTATGCAGTGAAGTGCTCCCCGTACCTGCTGCAGGACTCCAGCACGGACAG gACCAGCATGAACTGTCTAATGGAGGAGGCAAGCAAGATGGAGAAAATCAAATTCCAGCACATCGTCACCATCTACGGGGTGTGCAACAGCCCTCTGGGGATAGTGATGGAATATATGGCCAGGGGGTCCTTGGAGAGAATCCTTCCCACTCACAGAATGTCCTGGCAGCTGAAATTCCGGGTGATCCATGAGATGGGCTTGGCCATGAATTTCCTGCACAGCATGAGCCCTCCTCTGCTGCACTTGGATCTGAAGCCAGGGAACGTCCTCCTGGATGGGAATATGCACGTCAAG ATCTCGGACTTTGGGCTGTCCAAGTGGATGGAGCAATCCAGCAGGATGCAGTACATCGAGAGCTCAGCTCTGAGGGGCACTCTGAGCTACATCCCCCCCGAAATGTTCCTGCAGAACAGCAAACCCCCGGGGATCAAGTACGATGTGTACAG ctTCGGGATCGTCATCTGGGAGGTTCTTATGCAGAAGAAACCTTACACAG GGGCCAACATGATGGCCATCATAGTGAAGGTGGCAGCGGGCAAGAGGCCGGGGCTGGAGCTCGTCAGGGACGACTGGCCCGGGGAGTGCCACCAGATGGTCGACCTGATGAAGAGGTGCTGGGACCAAGACCCCAAGCAGAGGCCAAGCTTTGCAG aTATCCCTGTGGAGACAGACGTGCTGCTGGCACTgatccagagcctggtgctggACCCGGAGAACGAGCGCCTTGTCAGGAAGATGTCCCACAAACCGGCCATCTCCAGGAGCCAGCAG AGTGACAAAGAGGAGTTCACCTTCCCCCGAGACACCAGGAGTGGGG GAAAGGATAACCAGGAGGTTCCTGTCCCACCTCCGtgcagggaggctgggagcCCCACGGAGATGGTGCCCGAGGAGCTCTGCAGGGTGCACGAGAACGGCCTGACCCTGCTGCACCTCATGGTGATGCAGGGCAACGTGGGCAAGGTGCGGTTCCTGCTGAGCTGCAGGGCCAGCGTGAACAGCCCGGCGGGCTGCGGCTGCACCCCGCTGCTCATGGCCGTGCAGAGGCGGCTCCCGGAGATCTGCTCCGTCCTCATCGAGCACGGGGCCGACGTCAACGCGCCCGACGAGGACGGCTGGACCCCGCTGCACTTCGCCGCCCAGCAGGGCGACGACAGGACcgtgcggctgctgctggaccACCAGGCCCGCGTCAACGCCCAGGAGCACGACGGCTGGACCCCGCTGCACCTGGCGGCCCAGAACAACTTCGAGAACGTGGCGCGGGTGCTGCTGTCCCGCCAGGCCGACTCCAACACGCAGGAGGTGGACGGCAAGACCGCCCTGCACGTGGCCGCCTGCTTCGGGCACGTCGGCCTGGTCAAGCTGCTGGCCAGCCAGGGAGCCGACCTGGAGAGGAAGCAGAAGAACCTCAGGACCCCGCTGCACGTGGCTGTGGAGAGGGGCAAGTTCAGGGTGGTGCATTATCTGCTGAAGAACGGGATCTCTGTCAACAGCCTGGACCAGAACCACTACAGCGCCCTGCACCTGGCCGTGGTGAGGGGCAAGTACCTGATCTGCGAGAAACTCATCAAATACGGGGCCAACGTGGAGCTGAGGACGGACAAAGGCTGGACCCCCCTGCACCTGGCCTCCTTCAAGGGGCACATCGAGATCATCCGGCTGCTGAAGGGCAGCCGCGCCCGGCTGGACGCCAAGGGCAGCATGGACTGGACCCCCCTGCACCTGGCCACGCGCTACGGGGACGAGCCGGTGGTCAGCGAGCTGCTGCGCTGCGGGGCCGACCCCAACACGGCCGAGAGGTCCCACTGGGCCCCCCTGCACTTCGCAGTGCTCAGGGGCTCCTTCCTCAGCGTCATCAACCTCCTGGAGTGCCAGGCCGACGTCAACGCCAGGAACAAGGTGGGCTGGACACCGCTGCACCTCGCCGTCCTCAAGGGCAACATGGCCATCATCAAGACGCTGCTCAAGGCAGGGGCTCTGCTGGACGTGGAGGACATCACCGGGTGCACGGCCCTGCAGCTGGCGGTGAGGCACCAGCGGGAGAACATCATCACCCTGCTCCAGGGCAAGGAGAACAAACCCGGGAACAGGACTCTGAACGATGCCAAGATTCCAAGACCCAGACTTATCCCAGGAAGGACAGATTTGTAA